The genomic interval CATTGTCTGTAATTTCTATGTGATGATGAATATTTATAGATAAAGCCGTAATACTCTTCTCATTGATATTAAATGATTGATACTTTCTAAGTAGAATAGTAGTTTAATTAatactcacacactgcaggagagtggaggtCCTCATGGTGTTCTACAGTACAGGAGTAACTGTCCACAGAATGACCCAAGACTACTAGGGTATTACTAGAGTATTGTTGGGAAGTGGGCTCATCTAGACgttgtccgttcttgtaccagatgtaggtggagTTGGAgttgtcagtcagagtacaggtggtgctacaggtcagtgtcttctgtccctctgcagcaggagTCATCTTCACCTGCAGACCTGAAACAATATGTATAAAACCACATACACCTCTGTGTTAACAGGATGGTTAATTTATTTTCTCCTGTAATTCATTATGATTTACAGTTGTATCAAACACTGCAGTCTTACCTGTAACAGACAGAGTTGTTCCTGGGAAACTATGACCCCATTCAATGTAGTTTGTTTTAAAGGTGAAGCGATACTCAGCTGAGTCCTCCTCTCTCAgatctgtgattctcagggtgaAGGGACCTCTGTATGTTCCAGTGTACTCCACACGACCTGAATACCCTGGGTCTGTGGTTAGGTCTTCAGGGGTCGACTTATCACTTCTAAACCAGAATGTTGATGTGGTGGAATAATAACCAACATAAGTACAGGATAtgtccactgttgaccccttcaagaCACAGATTCTCCTCTTGATGTAAGTCACTCTGCTGCAGCTCTGACCCTGAACACCTGAAACACAGTGACATAACAAGAGGTCAACTGGATTATATTCTCAGTTCTTTCTAGAAATGCTAACAGTTCTCATATTACATAgtgaaaccaacacacacacataaatacattgTATACcattttacagtgatgtattagTGACAGATCTATTTAGTTTTTGTTATGTGGAGGATTGTATGGTTTTTTACATtcagcccaggatctccacatccggcttcttcacctgcgggatcatctgagaacagccacccagacagctgatgaaactgaggagtatttctgtctgtgataaagcccttttgttgggaaaaactcagtctgattggctgggcctggctcctcagtgggtgggcctatgccctcccaagccCACCCATGGTTGTGACCctgccagtcatgtgaaatccatagattagggatttatttataatgaatttatttcaactgactgatttccttatatgaactgcaactcagtaaaatggttgaaattgttgcacgttgcgtttatatttttgttcaatataattgtatatgtatttatgtaaaacatagggaccacaatggaaataagtccccgaCTTTATTGTACAATCCTGTTCACTTAAAAAATGTtgtttatatttgtatttttttaacagacaaataaaatcaatcagtcaatcaatccaaactgagctgcagacatttgatgaacggaaagagacatctgttacaaaacaccaacaagtgtaatgacattcagagattgtCAAGCCTTCAATACTGGGTAAGActacaaggtagggagggatgtgtTCTCTGTCCAGATTGACATTgtctatttattgtggtgttgaaaacaCAAACCATGACATTGAAGTGAATGAAGttggtatgttttgtttattggttgtgtgctgcattggcacagaaacctgttggtggaaaatgtGTTGCATATATTTTGTATATGATCGCAGTGTAATGGAACAGGCAGGGTGAGCTTGTCTGTGGTGGTCCGGAACCCTCAAACTTCTGGCCCGTAGCCCTGCGTggcatcgactgtgccacaaCAGCAGGCTGAAGTGACAAAGTCGTTATTCACATTTATAAAGGCAGGGTCGCTACTGTTATTCTTATTTGTGTtcgtaaacattattttgagttaattttatgaggggggagggtgttcaatttattttacagtacaataggagggtcatgtgaaaatattttaAACTGTGAAGACCAGTCCTGTTCCGCACCCCGTGAAATTCCAATCTGTCCCTTAATAAATAAACACTCACAGACTGCAGGAGAGAGGAGATCCTCATGGCCTTTAACCGCACAGGAGTAACTGTCTTCATAGTTTCTGGAGACTGGGTCTTTGTACTGGGGGGAGGTGCTCTCATCTAGATgttgtccgttcttgtaccagataTAGATGGGGTTGGGGTtactcagagtacaggtggtgctacaggtcagtgtcttTGACTCTGAACTCCATTCAGGAGTCACCTCCACCTGAGAACCTGAATTAAAGGAGAGCAAAAAAAGAGTATATGGTTCAGAATTGGTGTGAGTTAATTATTAACATCATGACTCTTCAAAACGTTGTAATGTGTTATGCAGTGTTACCTGTGACAGTCAGAGTTGTTCCTGGGAAACTGTACCCCCATCTGGCCTCATCAGTTGTAAATCTGAACTTGTACTCAGTTGAAtcactctctctcaggtctgtgattctcagggtggAGTCCTTTTCTGTTTGTCGATGGTATTCCACACGATCTGCATACTCTGAGTCCTGGCTCAGATCGTTAGTTACACCAGACTCCCATTTGTTGAACCAGGATACTTCTGTGACGTTATGCCAACTGGGATATGTGTAAAAGCAGGATATGTCCACTGTTGACCCTTTCAAAGCACAGATACTCTGATGGGTGTAAGTCACATTCATACAGCTCTCACCCACAACACCTGAAACAAAATGTAGTTGATCAATTCCTGAAACGATAATGAGACTAGTTTCAAGTGTTTTAGATGTATTGGACAGTTTCAtttagatttatttttatttttgacatacatgtacatacatcTATAAAACTGTTTATCATTCCAATGTATATAGTTAAGAATATTGATAGAGAAAGTAATACCATTCTTATTGGTTCTAAATGATACCACATAAAATACTAGTTTCATTCaactcacacactgcaggagagtggtgatcctcatggccttttacagcacaggagtaactgTCTGAATAATAACTATTGACAGAGTATTGCAGGGAAGTGGGCTCATCTAGACgttgtccgttcttgtaccagatgtaggtggggttgtcaCTCAGAGTACAGGAGGTGATACAGGTCAGTGTCttctgtccctctgcagcaggagtcaccttcacctgcagAACTGAAACAATATGTATAAAACCACATACACCTCTGTGTTAACAGGATGGTTAATTTATTTTCTCCTGTAATTCATTATGATTTACAATTGTATCATACAGTGTAGTAttacctgtgacagacagagttgTTCCTGGGAAACTATGACCCCATTCAAAGTTTTGAGTTTTAAAAGTGAAGCGATACTCAGCTGAGTCCTCCTCTCTCAGATCTGTGATTCTCAGGGAGGAGGGACCTTCATATGTTCCAGTCTCTCTTCCAGTGTACTGCACACGACCTGCATACCCTGGGTCTCTGGTTAGGTCCTCAGGTGTCAACTTATTAGTCCAACTAGCACTCCGTTTAGGACTAAACCAAAGTGATGATTTGACTCTATTATAACCAACATAAGTACAGGATATGTCCACTCTTGACCCCTTTAAGACACAGATTCTCCTCTTGGTGTAAGTCACTCTGTTGCAGTCCTGACCCTGAACACCTGAAACACAGTGACATAACAAGAGGTCAACTGGATTATATTCTCAGTTCTTTCTAGAAATGCTAAAAGTTctcaaatgacaaagtgaaaccaaCACACAGTATAATGTATTAAATTGACACTCACAGACTGCAGGAGAGTGGAGATCctcatggccttttacagcacaggagtaactATCAATGAGGTTGCTGGAGTTTTTGTACTGGAGGGAGGTGCTCTCATCTAGATgttgtccgttcttgtaccagatgtagttggggttggggttgtcagtcagagtacaggtggtgatACAGGTCAATGTCTTATCCTGATGTCCACCAGTCACCTTCACctgaagacctggagaataaacaatATCACTGTAAATCCCTTTATCACTGACTTATCACTCTAATACAAAGATGGAGGAAATCCTATGTTATACAGACATACATACAAACCAAGACAATGTTCCTGAAATAAATGGAATTCAACAGTTTAACTATATTGAATGTAACTGtacctgtgacagacagagtgactccAGGACTGCCAGTATATTTCCCTCCTTCCTGATCTGTTAATAGTCTGAACCAGTACgtagctgagtctctctctctcaggtctgtgattctcagggtaGAGTCTTTCTTCTTATCCCCATGATACTCCAGACGACCTGCATACTCTGGGTCCTGACCTAGATATTCAGCATCTACACCAGTCCCCCATTCAGTGAACCAGAGGGTTTTTGTGACTGTACCACTGGGATATGTGTAAGAGCAGGTCAGGTTCACTGTTGACCCCCTCAAGGCACAGATTCTCTGAGGGGTGTAAGTCACACTCCAGCCATCCTGACCCAgtaccactgaaacacacagtcacacaacacAAGGGAATCACAATTAAGCCAAAATGGCTCACAATAATAGAAGGTTGTGTCCACATTGTGTTGCCATAGTTGCTGAGTTGAGTGTGAATGGAAACCACAGATAAGCATCTCTCAATGAGGAGTGAAAGACAACTATATAAAGTGAGGTAGATACGACAAACAGATCAACATAATAACATTAAGACTCTTAACATTTTAGACATGTTTGTAAACAGAAACACAGGGCAACTAAAACATTTAGAATGAGACCATACCTGCTACAGACCAGAGATAGACCACCAACACACTTCCTGCTTTTCTCAAGGCCATTGTTGCATCTCCCACCCTGCAgtcttagaaacataaacaacaactcacCAGCTGGTGAAATACAacatacatcatcatcatcaacaacaacaaccacttaTTGAACAGATCTGTAGTACTGTAAACACATATTTCTACATTGATTGTTGTGAAGCTGTTTTAttctcagaaccccaaatataggaGGATAAATGTTCAATCCTCTACGGTCCGTCAAGCTGTACAGCAGCCTAAAGACTGACCACCAGGTTCAATGATAGCTCCTATCCCCAAGCTGTGAGGCTAAACAGCAagtgaatcacacacacacacacacacacacacacacacacacacacacacacacacacacacacacacacacacacacacacacacacacacacacacacacacacacacacacacactcattaacaCATGCATCATGACCAGACCAGCACATCAGAAAAGGGAGGTTAGTGAATAAGAGTGGGTCATTCACTTCCAAATTATGGACCTTACACTTCTTTAAATACAGAACCATGTCCTTTATTTGTTCACTATTCTATTTGGAATGTTTATAATATCTTAGAGGGCAAGGCAACACATTCTGAGTTCTATATGTAACAAGTCAAAGTTTAATTTACATGTGGTCAGTTCCATGATATCAGTCATTCTATTCTACTAATCAGTTCAATTTACACTCCTCCTCACCTACTTAAGGgtccagtgttctagactagacttctccctactggcatctccaTATTACGGCACCATCTTTATAATAATTTCAAATAATGTTTGGCTAAAAACAACATAACAAACTGGAAACAAATCACAAAAAATTGTGAAACACAAGACTGGCtagcctatctgtaaatagcccatccaactacctcatccccatactgttatctatttttgctccagccacagatctggggaagggtatcaaaacatttctgcagcattgaaggtccccaagaacacagtggcgtccatcattcttaaaacttCTCtaagatagggggcagcattttcacgtttggatgaaaagcgtgcccagaatAAACTGCCTTCTACTacgtcccagatgctaatatatgcatattattattagtattggatagaaaacactctgaagtttctaaaacgggttgaatcatgtctgtgactataacagaacttatttggcaggcaaaacccagaggacaaacccttcagacttttttttgttgaggtcactctcttttcaatgatttttcattgggaatccagatttcaaagggaccttcctgcagttcctatcgcttccactggatgtcaacagtctttagaaattggttgaggtttttcctttgagaaatgaagaagtagccatgttcagaatgaggctccagtgaagtgtactgtttgttggaggcgcatgaccagaaagcatgtgtaacggctttcttcctgggatgaaggagaggaccaaaatgcagcgcggttattgttcaacatgtttaataagacGATAAACGATGAacattaacaaataacaaaaGGACAAACGTtaaagccgagacagtcctatctggtgcagaacacaaacacagagacaggaaacaatcacccacaaaatcccaacacaaaacaagcctcctatatatgattctcaatcagggacaacgatttccagctgcctctgattgagaaccatattaggctggacacagaaacagacaaactagacacacaacatagaattcccacccagctcacgtcctgaccaacactaaacaagcaaaacacataataactctggtcaggacattacagtacccccctcctgaggtgcggactccgaacgcacccctacaactcaagaggagggtctgggtgggcatctgtccgcggtggcggctccggcgcaggacgaggacaccactccaccactgtctttgtccccctccttagcgtcctttgagtggcgaccctcgcccacgaccttggcctaagaatcctccccaaggcccccacatgatttaggaggtagctcaggacagaaaggtagcttaggacagagaggtagctcaggacagagagttagctcaggacagagaggtagctcaggacagaggggcaactccggacagagaggcagctctggactaatggcagctccggactgagtggcagctcatgactgtagggcagctcatgactgtagggcagctcatgactgtagggcagctcatgactgagtggcagctccggactgtagggcagctcatgactggagggcagctcatgactggagggcagctcatgactggagggcagctcatgactggagggcagctcatgactggagggcagctcctgactggctggcggctctggcagctcctgactggctggcggctctggcagctcctgactggctggcggctctggcagctcctgactggctggcggctctggca from Salvelinus alpinus chromosome 2, SLU_Salpinus.1, whole genome shotgun sequence carries:
- the LOC139541552 gene encoding B-cell receptor CD22-like; the protein is MNVTYTHQSICALKGSTVDISCFYTYPSWHNVTEVSWFNKWESGVTNDLSQDSEYADRVEYHRQTEKDSTLRITDLRESDSTEYKFRFTTDEARWGYSFPGTTLTVTGSQVEVTPEWSSESKTLTCSTTCTLSNPNPIYIWYKNGQHLDESTSPQYKDPVSRNYEDSYSCAVKGHEDLLSPAVCVQGQSCSRVTYIKRRICVLKGSTVDISCTYVGYYSTTSTFWFRSDKSTPEDLTTDPGYSGRVEYTGTYRGPFTLRITDLREEDSAEYRFTFKTNYIEWGHSFPGTTLSVTGLQVKMTPAAEGQKTLTCSTTCTLTDNSNSTYIWYKNGQRLDEPTSQQYSSNTLVVLGHSVDSYSCTVEHHEDLHSPAVYAPKNTSVSVSPSGEIVEGSSVTLTCSSDANPPVDKYTWYKKNGASLKGSENTFLITNINFEDSGEYYCEAESIYGSLNSSSVSVDIQYGPKNTSVSVSPSGEIVEGSSVTLTCSSDANPPVDKYTWYKKNVTSPKASGQSYSITNISSGDRGEYYCEAQNGRGSMNSTALMIIVAGKVTSSNTSIQNDVQ